The genomic region GAGGCCCCTGCCAGGGCCTGCTCCGGAGACGACGCATGGCAATCCGCCGATGGGACAAACACGCCATCAAAGCCGAGGTGCATCGGCGCGGAGCGACCCTGGTCGGGATCGCGCGCGCCGCGGCCCTCGAACCGTCAGCGTGCAAGGTGGCCTTGCATCGGAAGCATGCCGCTGGAGAACGGGCCATCGCCGGATTCCTCGGGATTTCGCCCGCCGAACTCTGGCCCGACCGCTATGCGGCTCGCCCTGCATCGCACGGATTCAATACCGCGGCGGAGCCCCTCGGCGCCAGTCGGAATCGCCCCGCCGCGTAGACACCGCCGCGGTCGACCGCCGCGCGCAAAATTCCACCCTGAGATACCCGGAGACTGCTGATGTACGTCCTGGTGAAGTCCTCGACCCGCGCGCCTGGCGGCGAGGTCTATTTCACGGGCCAGATCGCCTCGCTGATCTCGGCTTCCGACGATCTCGTGCTGGTCGGCGGCGAAGGGTTCTTCGAAGCCGACGCGCGCCAGTTCCCGCGGTTCGGGGATGCGTCCGATCTCATCCGGATGCTGGACAGCTTCGCGGTCAACGAGCGGTCCGGCTGGCGGCTGCGCCGGCTGGCCGAACCCACCGACCTGGCCGGCCCGATCGAAGCGGCGGCCTGATCATGGTTCCGGCGCGGCCCAATCCCCTGAAAACCACCGCCGCGCCGCTGCGGGCCGGGCAATCTCCCGCCCGGCCCGCATTCCCCGCTCCCGCCGGATCGCATCCGGCGCGGAGGCGCCCCTTGGGCGTTTCCTCCCTCAACTGCCGGCCGGGTCAGACCGGCCGGCGTCTTTTCCCGCGGGCACCATGACGCATATCCGGATTTCAGACATCGACAT from Prosthecodimorpha staleyi harbors:
- a CDS encoding helix-turn-helix domain-containing protein, whose product is MAIRRWDKHAIKAEVHRRGATLVGIARAAALEPSACKVALHRKHAAGERAIAGFLGISPAELWPDRYAARPASHGFNTAAEPLGASRNRPAA